A genomic window from Streptomyces mirabilis includes:
- the rapZ gene encoding RNase adapter RapZ: MSDNERQEIPAQTEQPAGPQTTGQTAEPQAADETQGGTTMETPAVPEAAIPELVIISGMSGAGRSTAAKCLEDLGWFVVDNLPPALIPTMVELGARSQGNVARIAVVVDVRGRRFFDNLRESLADLEAKNVTRRIVFLESSDEALVRRFESVRRPHPLQGDGRIVDGIDAERELLRELRGDADLVIDTSSLNVHELRAKMDAQFAGEEEPELRATVMSFGFKYGLPVDADLVVDMRFLPNPHWVPELRPFTGLNEEVSAYVFNQPGAKEFLDRYTELLQLIAAGYRREGKRYVTIAVGCTGGKHRSVATSEKLAARLASQGVETVVVHRDMGRE, encoded by the coding sequence ATGAGCGACAACGAACGACAAGAGATCCCAGCACAGACCGAACAACCGGCCGGACCGCAGACGACCGGGCAGACGGCCGAACCACAGGCCGCCGACGAGACCCAGGGGGGTACGACGATGGAGACGCCCGCGGTGCCCGAAGCCGCCATCCCCGAGCTGGTGATCATCTCCGGGATGTCCGGGGCGGGCCGCTCGACGGCCGCCAAGTGTCTGGAGGACCTCGGCTGGTTCGTCGTCGACAACCTGCCGCCCGCGCTGATCCCCACCATGGTGGAGCTCGGCGCCCGCTCCCAGGGCAACGTGGCGAGGATCGCGGTCGTCGTCGACGTACGAGGCCGCCGCTTCTTCGACAACCTCCGCGAGTCCCTCGCCGACCTGGAGGCGAAGAACGTCACCCGGCGGATCGTCTTCCTGGAGTCCTCCGACGAGGCCCTGGTGCGCCGCTTCGAGTCCGTGCGCCGTCCGCACCCCCTCCAGGGCGACGGCCGCATCGTCGACGGCATCGACGCCGAGCGTGAGCTGCTGCGCGAGCTGCGCGGCGACGCCGACCTGGTCATCGACACCTCCAGCCTGAACGTGCACGAGCTGCGCGCCAAGATGGACGCCCAATTCGCCGGCGAGGAGGAGCCCGAGCTGCGGGCCACCGTCATGTCCTTCGGCTTCAAGTACGGCCTTCCGGTCGACGCCGACCTGGTCGTGGACATGCGCTTCCTGCCCAACCCGCACTGGGTCCCGGAGCTGCGCCCCTTCACCGGCCTGAACGAGGAGGTGTCGGCGTACGTCTTCAACCAGCCCGGCGCCAAGGAGTTCCTCGACCGCTACACCGAGCTGCTCCAGCTCATCGCCGCCGGCTACCGCCGCGAGGGCAAGCGCTATGTGACCATCGCGGTCGGCTGCACCGG
- the uvrC gene encoding excinuclease ABC subunit UvrC, translating to MADPSSYRPKPGQIPDSPGVYKFRDEHRRVIYVGKAKSLRQRLASYFQDLAGLHPRTRTMVTTAASVEWTVVSTEVEALQLEYSWIKEYDPRFNVKYRDDKSYPYLAVTMNEEFPRVQVMRGHKRKGVRYFGPYGHAWAIRDTVDLLLRVFPVRTCSAGVFKNAARTDRPCLLGYIGKCSAPCVGRVSDEEHRELAEEFCDFMAGRTGTYIRRLEQQMTDAAEEMEYERAARLRDDIEALKKAMEKNAVVLADATDADLMAVAEDELEAAVQIFHVRGGRVRGQRGWVTDKVEAVTTGDLVEHALQQLYGEETGDSVPKEVLVPALPDPVEPVQEWLTERRGSNVSLRIPQRGDKKALMETVQRNALQALGLHKTKRASDLTTRSRALEEIAGALDLDSAPLRIECYDISHLQGDDVVASMVVFEDGLQRKSEYRRFQIKGFEGQDDVRSMHEVITRRFRRYLAEKERTGEWTDGEDASSDGISSDGASADGTSTESAPLGNAALEGDTTGNAFTEEDGRPKRFAYPPQLVVVDGGQPQVAAAKRALDELGIDDIAVCGLAKRLEEVWLPHEDDPVVLPRTSEGLYLLQRVRDEAHRFAITYQRTKRAKRFKASPLDEVPGLGETRKQALIKHFGSVKKLRSATIDQICEVPGIGRKTAEAVAVALAQAAPAAPAVNTATGEIMEDEEVGAPVDTGSPEEPVSTGASHERRGQET from the coding sequence ATGGCCGACCCCTCCAGCTACCGCCCCAAGCCGGGACAGATCCCGGACTCTCCCGGGGTGTACAAATTCCGCGACGAGCACCGCCGGGTGATCTACGTCGGAAAGGCGAAAAGCCTGCGCCAGCGCCTGGCCAGCTACTTCCAGGACCTGGCGGGCCTGCACCCCCGCACCCGCACGATGGTCACCACGGCCGCGTCCGTGGAGTGGACGGTGGTGTCCACGGAGGTCGAGGCGCTACAGCTGGAGTACTCCTGGATCAAGGAGTACGACCCCCGGTTCAACGTCAAGTACCGCGACGACAAGAGCTACCCCTACCTCGCGGTGACGATGAACGAGGAGTTTCCGCGTGTGCAGGTGATGCGCGGCCACAAGCGCAAGGGCGTGCGCTATTTCGGTCCGTACGGGCACGCGTGGGCGATCCGCGACACCGTCGACCTGCTGCTGCGCGTCTTCCCGGTCCGCACCTGCTCGGCGGGCGTCTTCAAGAACGCCGCCCGCACCGACCGCCCCTGCCTGCTCGGCTACATCGGCAAGTGCTCCGCCCCCTGCGTCGGGCGGGTCTCCGACGAGGAACACCGTGAGCTGGCGGAGGAGTTCTGCGACTTCATGGCCGGCCGTACGGGGACGTACATCCGCCGCCTCGAGCAGCAGATGACGGACGCGGCCGAGGAGATGGAGTACGAGCGGGCGGCCCGTCTGCGCGACGACATCGAGGCCCTGAAGAAGGCCATGGAGAAGAACGCGGTCGTGCTCGCCGACGCGACCGACGCCGACCTGATGGCCGTCGCCGAGGACGAGCTGGAAGCCGCCGTGCAGATCTTCCACGTGCGCGGCGGCCGGGTGCGCGGCCAGCGCGGCTGGGTCACCGACAAGGTGGAGGCCGTCACCACCGGTGACCTGGTCGAACACGCGCTGCAGCAGCTCTATGGGGAGGAGACGGGCGACTCCGTCCCCAAGGAGGTGCTCGTCCCGGCACTGCCCGACCCCGTGGAGCCCGTCCAGGAGTGGCTGACCGAGCGCCGCGGGTCGAACGTCTCCCTCCGCATCCCGCAGCGCGGTGACAAGAAGGCGCTCATGGAGACCGTGCAGCGCAACGCGCTCCAGGCGCTCGGCCTGCACAAGACCAAGCGCGCCTCCGACCTGACCACCCGCTCGCGCGCCCTGGAGGAGATCGCCGGAGCCCTCGACCTGGACAGTGCCCCGCTCCGGATCGAGTGCTACGACATCTCGCACCTCCAGGGGGACGACGTGGTCGCCTCCATGGTCGTCTTCGAGGACGGGCTGCAGCGCAAGAGCGAGTACCGGCGCTTCCAGATCAAGGGCTTCGAGGGCCAGGACGACGTCCGCTCCATGCACGAGGTGATCACCCGCCGCTTCAGGCGCTATCTCGCCGAGAAGGAGCGCACGGGCGAGTGGACGGACGGCGAGGACGCCTCCAGCGACGGGATCTCCAGCGACGGGGCCTCCGCCGACGGGACCTCCACCGAAAGCGCTCCCCTGGGGAACGCCGCTCTGGAGGGTGACACCACGGGGAACGCCTTCACCGAGGAGGACGGCCGCCCCAAGCGCTTCGCCTACCCTCCGCAGCTCGTCGTGGTCGACGGTGGCCAGCCGCAGGTCGCTGCGGCCAAGAGGGCCCTCGACGAACTGGGCATCGACGACATCGCCGTCTGCGGTCTCGCCAAGCGCCTGGAGGAGGTCTGGCTGCCGCACGAGGACGACCCGGTGGTCCTGCCGCGCACCAGCGAGGGCCTGTACCTGCTCCAGCGGGTCCGTGACGAGGCCCACCGCTTCGCCATCACCTACCAGCGCACCAAGCGGGCCAAGCGTTTCAAGGCGAGCCCCCTGGACGAGGTGCCGGGCCTCGGCGAGACCCGCAAGCAGGCGCTGATCAAGCACTTCGGCTCGGTGAAAAAGCTGCGATCCGCGACCATCGACCAGATCTGCGAGGTCCCCGGCATAGGCCGCAAGACGGCCGAGGCGGTCGCCGTGGCCCTCGCCCAGGCGGCTCCGGCCGCACCCGCCGTGAACACGGCGACTGGAGAGATCATGGAAGACGAGGAAGTCGGGGCGCCCGTGGACACGGGCTCCCCGGAGGAGCCCGTGTCCACGGGCGCCTCACACGAGCGACGGGGGCAGGAGACATGA